In one Paracoccus everestensis genomic region, the following are encoded:
- a CDS encoding superoxide dismutase has product MAFTLPDLPYAHDALAEGGMSRETLEYHHDKHHKAYVDKLNELVSGTEWDGKSLEDIVKGTYQKGAVAQNGIFNNASQHWNHAQFWEMMTPKPGAMPSELEKAITESFGSVDDFKKKFTEGGVGQFGSGWVWLVKSAGGGLEVTKTENGVNPLCHGQTALLGCDVWEHSYYIDFRNARPKYLENFLSNLVNWENVASRM; this is encoded by the coding sequence ATGGCTTTCACGCTTCCTGATCTTCCCTATGCGCATGACGCACTGGCCGAAGGCGGCATGTCCAGGGAAACGCTGGAATACCACCACGACAAGCACCACAAGGCCTATGTGGACAAGCTGAACGAGCTGGTCTCGGGCACCGAATGGGACGGCAAGTCGCTGGAGGACATCGTCAAGGGCACCTATCAAAAGGGCGCGGTGGCGCAGAACGGCATCTTCAACAATGCCAGCCAGCATTGGAACCACGCGCAGTTCTGGGAAATGATGACGCCTAAGCCCGGTGCCATGCCGTCCGAGCTGGAAAAGGCGATCACAGAATCCTTCGGCTCGGTCGATGATTTCAAGAAGAAATTCACCGAAGGCGGCGTGGGCCAGTTCGGGTCGGGCTGGGTCTGGCTGGTCAAGTCCGCAGGCGGCGGGCTGGAAGTGACCAAGACCGAGAACGGCGTGAACCCGCTCTGCCATGGTCAGACGGCGCTGCTGGGCTGCGATGTGTGGGAACACAGCTATTACATCGACTTCCGCAACGCGCGGCCGAAATACCTGGAAAACTTCCTGTCGAACCTGGTGAACTGGGAAAACGTCGCTTCGCGGATGTAA
- the ccmI gene encoding c-type cytochrome biogenesis protein CcmI: MFWIICAALTGAVGLAIMAPLLRARGDAAQPAAAFDLRVYRDQLQEVERDLERGVIAPDDAVRLRTEIGRKVLDADRRLSQVTAGGAGGRGLVVLGVLAVLFAGAVGLYLREGQPGRGDLPVAQRIAQSQQVYENRPSQAEAEARAPAPAPVEVPEDFAALIEQLREAVARNPDDPQGLALLATNEIRLGNLPAARQAQQRLVDLRGEGATADELVRLSALMIEAAGGLITPEAEKVLARALARDPAHPQARYLLGMLQLQNDRPDRAFPLWRQLLEEGPEDAPWIAPIRTAIADLAWLAGQPDYVPPSPMPGPDADAVAAAGDMTPEERQQMVAGMVSQLEARLAQQGGTPDEWARLISSLVVIGNTDQARAIWTEAQTRFASQPEALEIVRQGAVQAGLVQ; this comes from the coding sequence ATGTTCTGGATCATCTGCGCCGCGCTCACAGGGGCCGTGGGCCTGGCCATCATGGCGCCCCTGCTGCGTGCCCGGGGCGATGCCGCCCAGCCTGCGGCGGCCTTTGACCTGCGCGTGTACCGCGACCAATTGCAAGAGGTCGAGCGTGATCTGGAACGCGGCGTCATCGCGCCGGACGATGCCGTCCGCCTGCGGACCGAGATCGGGCGCAAGGTTCTGGATGCCGACCGGCGCTTGTCCCAAGTGACGGCGGGCGGAGCGGGCGGGCGCGGGCTTGTGGTCCTTGGCGTGCTGGCGGTGCTGTTTGCGGGGGCGGTGGGGTTGTATCTGCGCGAAGGCCAGCCGGGCCGGGGCGACCTGCCGGTGGCGCAGCGCATCGCCCAGTCCCAGCAGGTCTATGAAAACCGCCCCAGCCAGGCCGAGGCCGAGGCGAGGGCCCCGGCCCCCGCGCCGGTGGAGGTGCCCGAAGATTTCGCGGCCCTGATCGAGCAGTTGCGCGAAGCAGTGGCCCGGAACCCCGATGATCCGCAAGGCCTGGCCCTGCTTGCCACGAACGAGATCCGGCTGGGCAACCTGCCTGCCGCGCGCCAGGCGCAACAACGGCTGGTCGATCTGCGCGGCGAAGGAGCAACGGCTGACGAACTGGTCCGCCTGTCGGCCCTGATGATCGAAGCCGCAGGCGGCCTGATCACGCCCGAGGCCGAGAAAGTCCTGGCCCGCGCCCTGGCAAGGGATCCTGCCCATCCCCAGGCGCGATATCTGCTGGGGATGCTGCAATTGCAGAACGACCGCCCCGACCGGGCCTTTCCGCTCTGGCGTCAACTGCTGGAGGAAGGCCCCGAGGACGCCCCCTGGATCGCGCCGATCCGCACCGCCATCGCCGATCTGGCCTGGCTGGCGGGCCAGCCTGATTATGTCCCCCCCTCTCCCATGCCTGGCCCCGATGCCGATGCGGTGGCAGCAGCCGGGGATATGACACCAGAAGAGCGCCAGCAGATGGTCGCAGGCATGGTGTCGCAACTGGAAGCGAGACTGGCCCAGCAGGGTGGCACGCCTGATGAATGGGCGCGGCTGATTTCCTCGCTTGTGGTGATCGGCAATACCGACCAGGCGCGCGCCATCTGGACCGAGGCGCAGACGCGCTTTGCCAGCCAGCCCGAGGCCCTGGAGATCGTCCGCCAGGGGGCCGTCCAAGCGGGGCTTGTCCAATGA
- the ruvX gene encoding Holliday junction resolvase RuvX, giving the protein MIHLEIADFAGALPPVGAIAGLDLGTKTIGVAVSDGLRQVASPLTVIRRQKFTLDAAELLAIAKDRRLAGLILGLPRNMDGSEGPRAQSTRAFARNLSNLTGMPIGFWDERLSTVAAERALLEADTSRKRRAEVIDQVAAGYILQGALDRLRHLVR; this is encoded by the coding sequence ATGATCCATCTGGAAATCGCCGATTTCGCAGGCGCCCTGCCCCCCGTGGGCGCCATCGCCGGACTGGATCTGGGCACCAAGACCATCGGCGTCGCCGTCAGTGACGGGTTGCGCCAGGTGGCGTCCCCCCTGACGGTGATCCGGCGGCAGAAATTCACGCTGGATGCTGCCGAACTGCTGGCCATCGCCAAGGATCGCCGGCTGGCGGGCCTGATCCTGGGCCTGCCGCGCAACATGGACGGCAGCGAAGGCCCGCGCGCGCAATCGACCCGGGCCTTTGCCCGCAACCTGTCGAACCTGACCGGGATGCCCATCGGCTTCTGGGACGAGCGTCTGTCCACCGTCGCCGCCGAACGCGCGCTGCTGGAGGCAGACACTTCGCGCAAGCGCCGGGCCGAGGTGATCGACCAGGTGGCGGCGGGATACATCCTGCAAGGCGCGCTTGACCGGCTGCGGCATCTGGTCCGATGA
- a CDS encoding DUF1289 domain-containing protein, with protein MIESPCIKVCVIEPASGICTGCLRSLDEIAAWSRLSDDARRRIMADLPRRRKQPD; from the coding sequence ATGATCGAATCCCCCTGCATCAAGGTCTGCGTGATCGAGCCGGCATCCGGCATTTGCACCGGCTGCCTGCGCAGCCTGGACGAAATCGCCGCCTGGTCCAGATTGTCCGATGATGCCCGTCGCCGGATCATGGCCGACCTGCCCCGCCGCAGGAAGCAGCCGGACTGA
- a CDS encoding aspartate carbamoyltransferase catalytic subunit, whose protein sequence is MTFRARHLLGIDHLSPPEIVTLLDLAEDYVALNRRTVKHADALEGMTQVNMFFENSTRTQASFELAGKRLGADVMNMAVAHSSVKKGETLIDTALTLNAMQPDLLVVRHPQSGAVNLLAEKVNCAVINAGDGRHEHPTQALLDALTIRRAKGRLHRLTIAICGDIANSRVARSNLLLLGKMENRLRLIGPATLMPAGAGEMGVELFEDMRDGLRGADVVMMLRLQKERMDGGFIPSEREYFHRFGLDAEKLACAAPDAIVMHPGPMNRGVEIDGTIADDINRSVIQDQVEMGVAVRMAALDLLARNLRAERGRAAAGVMV, encoded by the coding sequence ATGACCTTCCGCGCCCGTCACCTGCTTGGCATCGACCACCTGTCCCCGCCCGAGATCGTCACCCTTCTGGATCTGGCCGAGGATTACGTCGCCTTGAACCGCCGCACGGTGAAACACGCCGACGCGCTGGAGGGGATGACCCAGGTCAATATGTTCTTCGAGAACTCGACCCGCACCCAGGCCAGTTTCGAACTGGCGGGCAAGCGGCTGGGGGCCGACGTGATGAACATGGCCGTGGCGCATTCGTCGGTGAAAAAGGGCGAAACCTTGATCGACACCGCCCTGACGCTGAACGCCATGCAGCCCGACCTGCTTGTGGTGCGCCACCCCCAGTCGGGCGCGGTCAACCTGCTGGCCGAAAAGGTCAACTGCGCCGTCATCAACGCAGGCGACGGACGGCACGAACACCCGACGCAGGCGCTGCTGGACGCTCTGACCATCCGCCGGGCCAAGGGGCGGCTGCACCGCCTGACCATCGCCATCTGCGGCGATATCGCCAACAGCCGCGTGGCCCGGTCGAACCTGCTGCTGCTGGGCAAGATGGAAAACCGTTTGCGCCTGATCGGCCCCGCCACCCTGATGCCCGCAGGCGCGGGAGAGATGGGGGTCGAGCTGTTCGAGGATATGCGCGACGGGCTGCGCGGCGCCGATGTGGTGATGATGCTGCGGCTGCAAAAGGAACGCATGGACGGCGGCTTCATTCCGTCGGAACGCGAATATTTCCACCGCTTCGGGCTGGATGCCGAAAAGCTGGCCTGCGCCGCGCCCGACGCCATCGTCATGCATCCCGGCCCCATGAACCGTGGCGTGGAAATCGACGGCACCATCGCCGACGACATCAACCGCAGCGTCATCCAGGACCAGGTGGAGATGGGCGTGGCGGTCCGCATGGCGGCGCTCGACCTTCTGGCGCGGAATTTGCGCGCCGAACGCGGGCGGGCGGCTGCAGGGGTGATGGTGTGA
- the pyrC gene encoding dihydroorotase produces the protein MTTLCFQNARLIDPEAQTDATGSLLVRDGMIEGIDADAPEDATVIDCNGRALAPGIIDWGVKIGEPGERHKESFRSAGLAAAAGGVTTIVARPDTLPPIDTPESLEFVTRRAADAPVNIRHMASLTKAREGREMVEIGFLTDAGAVAFTDGVRQVADTRLLSRCMTYARGLGALIVGHPQDAGLSRGAAATSGKFASIYGIPAVSPMAEVIGLDRDLALVAMTGCRWHADQITTARALPALRRARDAGLDVTAGISIHHLTLNEYDVGDYRTFFRFTPPLRSEDDRLAMVEAVAEGVIDVIASFHTPQDEESKRLPFEAAAPGAVGLQTLLPAAMRLYHQGGLSLPQLWRAMSLNPAKRLGLPGGRLTVGAPADLVLFDPDAPFVLDRFTLLSKSKNTPFDGARMEGRVIGTWVAGRRVFGDKA, from the coding sequence GTGACCACGCTTTGCTTCCAGAACGCCCGCCTGATCGACCCCGAGGCGCAAACGGATGCCACGGGCAGCCTGCTGGTCCGCGACGGCATGATCGAAGGCATCGACGCGGACGCCCCCGAAGACGCGACCGTCATCGACTGCAACGGCCGTGCGCTTGCACCCGGCATCATCGACTGGGGCGTCAAGATCGGAGAGCCGGGCGAGCGGCACAAGGAATCCTTCCGCAGCGCGGGCCTTGCCGCCGCCGCCGGGGGCGTGACCACCATCGTCGCGCGCCCTGACACCCTGCCGCCCATCGACACGCCCGAATCGCTGGAATTCGTGACCCGGCGCGCCGCCGACGCGCCCGTGAACATCCGCCACATGGCAAGCCTGACCAAGGCCCGCGAAGGGCGCGAAATGGTCGAGATCGGGTTCCTGACCGATGCGGGCGCCGTGGCATTCACCGACGGCGTGCGGCAGGTCGCGGACACGCGCCTGCTGTCGCGCTGCATGACCTATGCCCGAGGCCTGGGCGCGCTGATCGTGGGTCACCCGCAGGACGCAGGGCTTTCGCGTGGGGCGGCAGCCACCAGCGGCAAGTTCGCCTCGATCTATGGCATCCCGGCCGTGTCCCCCATGGCCGAGGTGATCGGGTTGGACCGCGACCTGGCCCTGGTCGCCATGACCGGCTGCCGCTGGCACGCCGACCAGATCACCACCGCCCGCGCCCTGCCCGCCCTGCGCCGGGCGCGGGATGCGGGGCTGGACGTGACCGCGGGAATTTCCATCCACCATCTGACGCTGAACGAATACGATGTGGGCGATTACCGCACCTTCTTCCGCTTCACCCCGCCCCTGCGATCCGAGGATGACCGTCTGGCCATGGTCGAGGCCGTGGCCGAGGGCGTGATCGACGTCATCGCCAGCTTTCACACCCCCCAAGACGAGGAATCCAAGCGCCTGCCCTTCGAGGCCGCAGCCCCCGGCGCCGTGGGCCTGCAGACGCTGCTGCCTGCGGCGATGCGGCTTTATCACCAAGGCGGGTTGTCCTTGCCGCAACTGTGGCGGGCGATGTCGCTGAACCCCGCGAAACGGCTGGGCCTGCCGGGCGGGCGGCTGACCGTGGGCGCGCCTGCCGACCTGGTCCTGTTCGACCCGGACGCGCCCTTCGTGCTGGACCGGTTTACCCTGCTGTCCAAATCGAAGAACACCCCTTTCGACGGCGCGCGGATGGAGGGCCGGGTGATCGGCACCTGGGTCGCAGGCCGCCGCGTGTTCGGAGACAAGGCATGA
- the plsY gene encoding glycerol-3-phosphate 1-O-acyltransferase PlsY has translation MTLILWTAFGYLLGSIPFGMVIARALGLGDLRKIGSGNIGATNVLRTGNKPAALATLLLDSGKGAIAVLIARHLGGDMAAMLAGGAAFLGHCFPVWLGFKGGKGVATFLGTLIALHWPLGLIACGVWLLTAVVSRISSLSALLAAALSPVFAWGLGRTDLTAVSLFMAVLIFVRHRPNIARLLDGSEPRIGKKS, from the coding sequence ATGACCCTGATCCTGTGGACCGCCTTCGGCTATCTGCTAGGTTCAATTCCTTTCGGAATGGTCATCGCGCGCGCCCTGGGACTGGGCGACCTGCGCAAGATCGGGTCGGGCAATATCGGCGCGACCAACGTGCTGCGCACCGGCAACAAGCCTGCCGCCCTGGCGACACTGCTACTGGATTCGGGCAAGGGCGCCATCGCCGTGCTGATCGCGCGCCATCTTGGCGGCGACATGGCGGCGATGCTGGCCGGGGGCGCGGCCTTTCTGGGCCATTGCTTTCCCGTCTGGCTGGGCTTCAAGGGCGGCAAGGGGGTCGCGACCTTCCTGGGCACGCTGATCGCGCTGCACTGGCCGCTGGGGTTGATCGCCTGCGGGGTGTGGCTGCTGACGGCGGTCGTCAGCCGGATCAGCAGCCTGTCGGCTCTGCTGGCCGCGGCCCTGTCGCCGGTCTTTGCGTGGGGGCTGGGCCGCACGGATCTGACGGCCGTCAGCCTGTTCATGGCGGTGCTGATCTTTGTCCGCCACCGTCCGAACATCGCCCGCCTGCTGGACGGATCCGAACCCCGGATCGGGAAAAAAAGCTAG
- a CDS encoding glutamate--cysteine ligase produces MSIPQQGGGPIESRYQLAAYIASGEKPREDWRIGTEHEKFGYDKANLLPLPYEGTCSIHAMLAGLQERFGWAPVMEQDKLIGLERNGANISLEPGGQLELSGAPLETIHQTCDEVNGHLAEVKEIADRIGAGFIGLGAAPIWGQDQMPMMPKGRYRLMTDYMDRVGTLGKQMMYRTCTVQVNLDFGSEADMVQKMRVALSLQPVANALFANSPFLDGKPNGWKSWRAHIWQNLDGARTGMLPFVFRDGFGYDAWVDYVLNVPMYFVYRDGKYIDALGQSFRDFLDGRLPALPGEVPTLSDWADHMTTVFPEARVKKYIEMRGADGGPWRRLCALPALWVGLIYDQEALDAAWDLVKGWDDDTREAWRREAGIHALDAQVNGVRMHDLARQVVEIAEGGLKNRARAGAGGLVPDETHFLNAIKESLDSGKVMADELLDKYHGEWGGDLTPIYGEYSY; encoded by the coding sequence ATGTCGATACCACAACAGGGCGGAGGCCCGATCGAAAGCCGCTACCAGCTGGCCGCCTATATCGCCAGCGGCGAAAAGCCGCGCGAGGATTGGCGCATCGGGACCGAGCATGAAAAGTTCGGCTATGACAAGGCGAACCTGTTGCCGCTGCCGTATGAGGGAACCTGTTCGATCCATGCGATGCTGGCGGGCCTTCAGGAACGCTTTGGCTGGGCACCGGTCATGGAACAGGACAAGCTGATCGGCCTGGAACGCAACGGCGCCAACATCAGCCTGGAACCGGGCGGGCAGTTGGAACTGTCGGGCGCGCCGCTGGAAACCATCCACCAGACCTGCGACGAGGTGAACGGGCATCTGGCCGAGGTGAAAGAGATCGCCGACCGCATCGGCGCGGGCTTCATCGGCCTGGGCGCAGCCCCGATCTGGGGCCAGGACCAGATGCCGATGATGCCCAAGGGCCGCTATCGGCTGATGACCGACTACATGGATCGGGTCGGCACCCTGGGCAAGCAGATGATGTACCGGACCTGCACCGTGCAGGTGAACCTGGATTTCGGCAGCGAAGCCGACATGGTCCAGAAGATGCGCGTGGCGTTGTCGCTGCAACCTGTCGCCAATGCGCTGTTCGCCAATTCGCCCTTCCTCGACGGCAAGCCCAACGGCTGGAAAAGCTGGCGCGCCCATATCTGGCAGAACCTGGACGGGGCACGCACGGGAATGCTGCCCTTTGTGTTCCGCGATGGGTTCGGATACGACGCCTGGGTGGATTACGTCCTGAACGTGCCGATGTATTTCGTGTATCGCGACGGGAAATACATCGACGCCCTGGGCCAGTCGTTCCGCGATTTCCTGGACGGCCGCCTGCCCGCCCTGCCGGGCGAGGTGCCCACGCTGTCGGACTGGGCCGACCACATGACCACGGTTTTCCCCGAGGCACGGGTCAAGAAATACATCGAGATGCGCGGTGCCGATGGCGGCCCCTGGCGGCGTCTTTGCGCGCTTCCCGCCCTGTGGGTCGGGCTGATCTATGATCAGGAGGCGCTTGATGCCGCCTGGGATCTGGTCAAGGGATGGGACGACGATACACGCGAGGCCTGGCGGCGAGAGGCCGGGATCCACGCGCTTGATGCGCAGGTGAACGGCGTCAGGATGCATGACCTGGCCCGGCAGGTGGTCGAGATCGCCGAAGGGGGCCTGAAGAACCGCGCCCGCGCGGGCGCAGGCGGCCTGGTCCCGGACGAGACGCATTTCCTGAACGCCATCAAGGAAAGCCTAGACAGCGGCAAGGTCATGGCCGACGAGTTGCTGGACAAATACCACGGCGAATGGGGTGGCGACCTGACCCCGATCTATGGCGAATATTCGTATTGA
- a CDS encoding molybdenum cofactor biosynthesis protein MoaE, with protein sequence MSARVQTAPFDLAAELAGFGAGAGAIVTFTGVVRDDTGNMAALEIEHYPGMTERALSDYGSEAAIRFALSDWRIIHRHGRLAVGEPIMMVATAARHRQAAFQAADYLMDWLKSRAPFWKREIGHDGAVRWVDAKTSDEDALSRW encoded by the coding sequence ATGTCGGCCCGCGTCCAGACCGCCCCCTTTGACCTTGCCGCCGAACTGGCGGGCTTTGGCGCGGGCGCGGGGGCCATTGTCACCTTCACGGGGGTGGTGCGCGACGACACCGGAAACATGGCCGCGCTGGAGATCGAGCATTATCCCGGCATGACCGAACGCGCGCTGTCCGATTACGGCAGCGAAGCCGCCATCCGTTTCGCCCTGTCCGACTGGCGCATCATCCACCGCCATGGACGTCTCGCCGTGGGGGAACCGATCATGATGGTCGCCACCGCCGCCCGTCACCGCCAGGCCGCCTTCCAAGCCGCCGATTACCTGATGGACTGGCTGAAATCCCGTGCGCCCTTCTGGAAGCGCGAAATCGGCCATGATGGTGCCGTTCGCTGGGTCGATGCCAAGACCAGCGACGAAGACGCCTTGTCGCGATGGTAG
- the moaD gene encoding molybdopterin converting factor subunit 1, with translation MTLDVLYFAWLRERIGQPRERIETDAATVRDLIAELAARDDWHAAAFADLAAVRCAVDQQLADLDAPLAGAREVAFFPPMTGG, from the coding sequence ATGACGCTTGATGTCCTGTATTTCGCCTGGCTGCGTGAACGCATCGGCCAGCCCCGCGAACGGATTGAAACCGACGCCGCCACCGTCCGCGACCTGATCGCCGAGCTTGCTGCCCGCGACGACTGGCACGCCGCCGCATTCGCCGATCTTGCCGCCGTGCGCTGCGCCGTGGACCAGCAGCTTGCCGACCTGGACGCACCCCTTGCGGGTGCCCGAGAGGTCGCGTTCTTCCCGCCCATGACCGGAGGCTGA
- the pgsA gene encoding CDP-diacylglycerol--glycerol-3-phosphate 3-phosphatidyltransferase: protein MRWTVPNILTLLRLIAAPAVPLMFLYFSRPFADWAALALFMIAAVTDWIDGYLARSWQQESRFGAAMDPIADKAMVVIAIVVITGYSGMNPWLILPATLILFREVFVSGLREFLGSNARLLKVTKLAKWKTTTQMVAISVLFLGTGLAYVEHGRPPRVGETNLPWSSSWADLATQVGLLLIWIAAILTAWTGWDYFVKARPYLREPGHDA, encoded by the coding sequence ATGCGCTGGACCGTCCCCAATATCCTGACCCTTCTTCGGCTGATCGCGGCGCCCGCCGTGCCGCTGATGTTTCTGTATTTCAGCCGGCCCTTTGCCGACTGGGCAGCCCTGGCGCTGTTCATGATCGCGGCGGTGACCGACTGGATCGACGGCTATCTGGCGCGAAGCTGGCAGCAGGAAAGCCGCTTCGGCGCGGCCATGGATCCCATCGCCGACAAGGCCATGGTGGTGATCGCCATCGTGGTCATCACCGGCTATTCCGGCATGAACCCCTGGCTGATCCTGCCCGCCACCCTGATCCTGTTCCGAGAGGTCTTCGTGTCCGGCTTGCGCGAATTCCTGGGATCGAACGCGCGCCTGCTGAAGGTGACAAAGCTGGCGAAATGGAAGACCACCACGCAGATGGTCGCCATCTCGGTCCTGTTCCTGGGCACGGGGCTGGCCTATGTCGAACATGGCCGCCCGCCGCGCGTAGGGGAAACGAACCTGCCCTGGTCGTCGTCCTGGGCGGATCTGGCGACGCAGGTGGGGCTGCTGCTGATCTGGATCGCCGCGATCCTGACGGCCTGGACGGGCTGGGATTATTTCGTCAAGGCGCGCCCTTACCTGCGCGAACCCGGCCATGACGCTTGA
- the uvrC gene encoding excinuclease ABC subunit UvrC, with protein MTQGTTPKTGHALIQDYLRQLDRSPGVYRMLDAQGGVLYVGKARDLRARVSNYARPSGHSARIARMIRETCSMMFLTTRTETEALLLEQNLIKQLKPRYNVLLRDDKSFPNILVAKSHAYPQIKKHRGAKSEKGDYYGPFASAGAVNRTLTQLQRVFLLRNCTDATFESRTRPCLLFQIKRCSAPCVGRISADDYGALVSDAERFLQGKTTVIQANLARDMAEAAENMEYERAAALRDRIKALTAVQSVQAINPKRVAEADIVALHMESGQACVQVFFIRGNQSWGNRDFYPRLGGVESPAEVMQAFLLQFYDDKPPPRMILLSHVPDEPDLTQQVLSERAHRRIVVGVPQRGEKFELVENALRNARESLARRMSESATQLRLLDGVGEAFDLPAAPRRIEVYDNSHIMGTNAVGGMIVAGPEGYIKSQYRKFNIKGTEITPGDDFGMMKEMLGRRFVRLLKEDPDRQTESWPDLLLIDGGAGQVSAVDGILAELGVEDIPVVGVAKGIDRDQGKEEFHRPGRAPFALRMNDPVLYFIQRLRDEAHRWAIGTHRAKRAKAVMANPLDEIAGIGASRKRALLQHFGSAKAVSRAGLADLQAVEGISAAMAQKVHDHFNARG; from the coding sequence ATGACACAAGGCACCACTCCCAAGACCGGCCACGCGCTGATCCAGGACTATCTGCGGCAACTGGACCGCAGCCCCGGCGTCTACCGGATGCTGGATGCCCAGGGCGGCGTTCTGTATGTCGGCAAGGCGCGGGATCTGCGGGCGCGGGTGTCGAACTATGCCCGGCCGTCGGGCCATTCGGCGCGCATCGCGCGGATGATCCGCGAAACCTGTTCGATGATGTTCCTGACCACGCGCACCGAAACCGAGGCGCTGCTGCTGGAACAGAACCTCATCAAGCAGCTCAAGCCGCGCTACAACGTGCTGTTGCGCGATGACAAGTCCTTCCCGAACATCCTGGTCGCGAAATCCCATGCTTATCCCCAGATCAAGAAGCATCGCGGGGCCAAGTCGGAAAAGGGCGACTATTACGGCCCCTTTGCCAGCGCGGGGGCAGTGAACCGGACGCTGACGCAGTTGCAGCGCGTCTTCCTGCTGCGCAACTGCACCGACGCGACATTCGAATCGCGCACCCGCCCCTGCCTGCTGTTCCAGATCAAGCGGTGCAGCGCGCCCTGCGTGGGCCGGATCAGCGCCGATGATTACGGCGCCCTGGTGTCGGATGCCGAACGCTTCCTGCAGGGCAAGACCACCGTGATCCAGGCGAACCTGGCCCGCGACATGGCCGAGGCGGCCGAGAACATGGAATACGAACGGGCCGCTGCCCTGCGCGACCGGATCAAGGCGCTGACCGCCGTCCAGTCCGTGCAGGCTATCAACCCCAAGCGCGTGGCCGAGGCCGACATCGTCGCCCTGCATATGGAAAGCGGCCAGGCCTGCGTTCAGGTCTTCTTCATCCGCGGTAACCAGAGCTGGGGCAACCGCGACTTCTATCCCCGGCTGGGCGGCGTTGAATCCCCTGCCGAGGTCATGCAGGCCTTCCTGCTGCAATTCTATGACGACAAGCCACCGCCCCGGATGATCCTGCTGTCGCACGTCCCGGACGAGCCTGACCTGACGCAGCAGGTGCTGTCCGAACGCGCCCACCGCCGCATTGTCGTGGGCGTCCCGCAGCGGGGCGAGAAGTTCGAGCTTGTGGAAAACGCCCTGCGCAATGCCCGCGAAAGCCTGGCCCGCCGTATGTCCGAAAGCGCCACCCAACTGCGCCTGCTGGACGGCGTGGGCGAGGCCTTCGACCTGCCCGCCGCCCCTCGCCGGATCGAGGTTTACGACAACAGCCACATCATGGGCACCAATGCCGTGGGCGGCATGATCGTGGCCGGGCCGGAAGGCTATATCAAAAGCCAGTACCGCAAGTTCAACATCAAGGGGACCGAGATCACTCCGGGCGACGACTTTGGCATGATGAAGGAAATGCTGGGCCGCCGCTTTGTCCGCCTGCTGAAGGAAGACCCCGACCGCCAGACCGAATCCTGGCCCGACCTGCTGCTGATCGACGGCGGCGCGGGGCAGGTGTCGGCCGTGGACGGCATCCTGGCCGAACTGGGGGTCGAGGATATTCCGGTCGTCGGCGTCGCCAAGGGCATCGACCGCGACCAGGGCAAGGAGGAATTTCACCGCCCCGGCCGGGCGCCCTTTGCCCTGCGCATGAACGACCCGGTCCTGTATTTCATCCAGCGTCTGCGCGACGAGGCGCATCGTTGGGCCATCGGCACCCATCGCGCCAAGCGCGCCAAGGCGGTCATGGCCAACCCCCTGGACGAGATCGCAGGCATCGGCGCATCCCGCAAGCGCGCCTTGCTTCAGCATTTCGGCAGCGCCAAGGCGGTCAGCCGCGCGGGCCTGGCCGATCTGCAAGCAGTCGAGGGAATCTCGGCCGCCATGGCGCAAAAAGTCCATGACCATTTCAACGCGCGGGGCTGA